In Streptomyces chartreusis NRRL 3882, the following are encoded in one genomic region:
- the dcd gene encoding dCTP deaminase, giving the protein MLLSDKDIRAEIDAGRVRIDPYDDAMVQPSSIDVRLDRYFRVFENHRYPHIDPSIEQADLTRLVEPEGDEPFILHPGEFVLASTYEVISLPDDLASRLEGKSSLGRLGLVTHSTAGFIDPGFSGHVTLELSNLATLPIKLWPGMKIGQLCMFRLSSPADFPYGSERYGSRYQGQRGPTASRSFLNFHRTQV; this is encoded by the coding sequence GTGCTTCTCTCAGACAAGGACATCCGGGCCGAGATCGATGCCGGGCGCGTGCGGATCGATCCCTATGACGACGCCATGGTGCAGCCGTCGAGCATCGACGTGCGGCTGGACCGCTACTTCCGGGTGTTCGAGAACCACCGGTACCCCCACATCGACCCCTCGATCGAGCAGGCCGATCTGACCCGGCTCGTCGAGCCGGAGGGGGACGAGCCGTTCATCCTGCACCCCGGGGAGTTCGTCCTCGCCAGCACGTACGAGGTCATCTCGCTGCCCGACGATCTCGCCTCCCGGCTGGAGGGGAAGAGCTCGCTGGGGCGGCTCGGGCTGGTCACGCATTCGACGGCCGGCTTCATCGACCCCGGGTTCAGCGGGCACGTCACCCTTGAGCTGTCCAACCTCGCCACCCTGCCCATCAAGCTGTGGCCTGGGATGAAGATCGGGCAGCTGTGCATGTTCCGGCTCAGCTCGCCCGCCGACTTCCCGTACGGGAGCGAGCGGTACGGGTCGCGGTACCAGGGGCAGCGGGGGCCGACCGCCTCCCGGTCCTTCCTCAACTTCCACCGGACCCAGGTGTGA
- a CDS encoding GH32 C-terminal domain-containing protein, with translation MSVSRRTLLLAGGITLLPLAGGVPSVQAAPRTSGAASTLLENTSAQTSIPDPLPVTGTWNRTADGGWKTTSTTGEGALALSEQQLAAKGAYAAQVTPTSRRAVGALVFRAAVDGSTGYAAAVDPDRERVRLLDLADGHTIATSQLAGARTGASYDLEVTVDGADLTILVDGKRCIHVEDHRYDSGAVGLLARTGTVVFGPPALSEVTTNLTGWTTGGGTWTATPLGWRAEAPEGGTARAIAATQAYDTAFQTDLMLHDASAVATLLVRANASGTRGYGVQVDPGQGRLRLFHIDGNVTLGTYNTTIKAGSVYRLRIEAEGRELRVHWQTNFLSPDGYAPAITARDSAHTSGRLGVLVSDGAASFDNIAAADLATDIQGWTTRSGTWTPDLRGIRGDSGLRTAPFAHGDAIVRADITPSGPSASAGLLLRASANGSGGYEARLDTTRSTVSLIDRTSGARITTVAAPVRRITAGRTYRVEVRATGRTIEVYVDGVRALKTRVSHTKGDAVGIAAAHGTSYFQNVQARSTADYFTEPYRPTYHYSQLSGRTSDPCGLLYHDGEYHLFHQDEGRWAHAVSTDLIHWQPLPIALPWNEYGHCWTGCAVVDADDTSGLFDGRSGLIAYYTSYHPDKPGGNASVRIAYSQDKGRSWHLHGESAPAVQNPGGPDAGWTFRDPKVIRDEAHDQWLMVVSGGDHIRFFTSTDLLTWTHVSSFGYGDWVTPGVWECPDFFPLPVDGDENEVKWVLTLSTGAVRATNGSAAQYFTGDWNGTAFTPDQKAGTVLRADSGRDYYAAMSFYGLPDDRRVWLGWMSNWDYPFSAPTGSWNGQLSIPRELTLTDTADGVRLAQRPISELTTLRTSTTTRNDLSVGPVSANPLAGVTGIAYEIEAEITLGTATEIGFLLRADDDQHTTVGYNAATNELFVDRSAAGLSDFTQYFAGRTTAPMTAADGRVTLRVYVDSSSVEAFGADGQAAVTSLIFPAPESDGMAFYAKGGTAHIESLKVHRLDSTYRLVDRVKPPVATPTGGEFRSDLGKLTITPAGQWSTDSAGHAGNFDKDSNAISARTLTDVDFTTLVRLGGPDPDTGGALSLLWRASSDGADAYCLNIDPDLRVIRLVAKTDGYFDDAKALARVPSLVRRRTTYPVRILAEGDRIQVFLNGTRIIDVTDTTYSDGHIGLNVFGGRAAYQDTYAKEL, from the coding sequence ATGAGCGTGTCCCGTCGTACCCTCCTGCTCGCCGGAGGAATCACCTTGCTGCCCCTCGCCGGCGGTGTCCCGTCAGTGCAGGCCGCCCCACGCACCAGCGGGGCAGCCTCCACCCTTCTCGAGAACACCTCCGCCCAGACCTCCATCCCCGACCCCCTCCCCGTCACTGGCACGTGGAACCGCACCGCTGACGGCGGCTGGAAGACCACCAGCACCACAGGCGAAGGTGCCCTCGCCCTCTCCGAGCAGCAGCTCGCCGCCAAGGGGGCCTACGCCGCCCAGGTGACCCCCACATCCCGCCGCGCTGTGGGCGCGCTGGTCTTCCGCGCCGCCGTGGACGGCTCCACCGGATACGCAGCAGCCGTGGACCCTGATCGGGAACGCGTACGACTCTTGGATCTGGCCGACGGCCACACCATCGCCACCTCGCAGCTGGCAGGGGCACGGACCGGAGCCTCGTACGACCTCGAAGTCACCGTCGACGGGGCCGACTTGACGATCCTCGTCGACGGCAAGAGATGCATCCATGTCGAGGACCATCGCTACGACTCCGGCGCTGTGGGCCTGCTCGCCCGCACCGGCACCGTCGTCTTTGGCCCGCCCGCCCTGTCCGAGGTCACCACCAATCTGACCGGCTGGACCACCGGCGGTGGCACATGGACGGCGACACCGCTCGGTTGGCGGGCCGAAGCTCCCGAGGGTGGCACCGCCCGTGCCATCGCCGCGACCCAGGCGTACGACACCGCGTTCCAGACCGACCTCATGCTCCACGACGCGTCAGCCGTCGCGACCCTGCTCGTGCGCGCCAACGCCAGCGGCACTCGCGGCTACGGCGTCCAGGTCGACCCCGGACAGGGGCGGCTGAGGCTCTTCCACATCGACGGAAACGTCACCCTCGGCACGTACAACACCACCATCAAGGCGGGATCCGTCTACCGGCTGCGCATCGAGGCCGAAGGCCGCGAACTGCGCGTGCACTGGCAGACGAACTTCCTCTCACCCGACGGCTACGCCCCCGCCATCACGGCCCGCGACTCCGCACACACATCCGGCCGGCTCGGCGTCCTCGTCTCCGACGGCGCAGCATCCTTCGACAACATCGCCGCCGCCGACCTCGCCACCGACATCCAGGGGTGGACGACCAGATCCGGCACCTGGACCCCGGACCTACGCGGCATCCGAGGCGACAGCGGTCTGCGCACAGCCCCCTTCGCGCACGGCGACGCGATAGTGCGCGCCGACATCACGCCGAGCGGCCCCTCGGCCTCCGCCGGCCTGCTCCTGCGCGCCTCCGCGAACGGCTCCGGCGGCTACGAAGCACGCCTCGACACCACCCGCAGCACCGTCAGCCTGATCGACCGGACCTCCGGCGCCCGCATCACCACGGTCGCCGCACCGGTCCGCCGTATCACCGCGGGCCGCACCTACCGGGTGGAGGTCCGCGCCACCGGCAGGACCATCGAGGTGTACGTGGACGGCGTACGGGCGCTCAAGACCCGCGTGTCCCACACCAAGGGCGACGCGGTCGGCATCGCGGCCGCCCACGGCACGTCGTACTTCCAAAACGTCCAGGCCAGGAGCACGGCCGACTACTTCACCGAGCCGTACCGCCCCACCTACCACTACTCACAGCTCAGCGGCCGCACCAGCGACCCCTGCGGCCTGCTGTACCACGACGGCGAGTACCACCTCTTCCACCAGGACGAGGGCCGCTGGGCGCACGCGGTCAGCACCGACCTGATCCACTGGCAGCCTCTGCCGATCGCCCTGCCCTGGAACGAGTACGGCCACTGCTGGACCGGCTGCGCGGTCGTGGACGCCGATGACACCTCCGGCCTCTTCGACGGCAGATCGGGCCTGATCGCGTACTACACCAGCTACCACCCCGACAAGCCGGGCGGAAACGCCAGCGTGCGCATCGCGTACAGCCAGGACAAGGGCCGCTCATGGCACCTGCACGGCGAGTCGGCCCCGGCTGTACAGAACCCAGGCGGCCCCGACGCCGGCTGGACCTTCCGCGACCCGAAGGTGATCCGCGACGAGGCGCACGACCAGTGGCTGATGGTGGTCTCCGGCGGCGACCACATCCGCTTCTTCACCTCCACCGACCTCCTCACCTGGACCCACGTCAGCTCCTTCGGCTACGGCGACTGGGTCACACCGGGCGTCTGGGAGTGCCCCGACTTCTTCCCCCTCCCGGTCGACGGCGACGAGAACGAGGTGAAGTGGGTCCTCACCCTGAGCACAGGCGCCGTACGCGCCACGAACGGCTCGGCCGCCCAGTACTTCACCGGCGACTGGAACGGCACCGCCTTCACCCCCGACCAGAAGGCCGGCACAGTCCTGCGCGCCGACTCCGGCCGCGACTACTACGCCGCCATGTCCTTCTACGGCCTGCCCGACGACCGGCGCGTCTGGCTCGGCTGGATGAGCAACTGGGACTACCCCTTCAGCGCCCCCACTGGTTCCTGGAACGGCCAGCTCAGCATCCCCCGCGAACTGACCCTCACAGACACCGCCGACGGCGTACGGCTGGCGCAGCGCCCGATCTCGGAGCTGACCACCCTGCGCACATCCACCACCACCCGCAACGACCTCTCCGTCGGCCCCGTGTCCGCGAACCCGCTCGCGGGCGTCACGGGCATCGCCTACGAGATCGAGGCCGAGATCACCCTCGGCACCGCCACGGAGATCGGATTCCTGCTCCGCGCCGACGACGACCAGCACACGACGGTCGGATACAACGCCGCCACGAACGAACTGTTCGTGGATCGGTCGGCAGCCGGCCTGAGCGACTTCACGCAGTACTTCGCGGGCCGTACGACCGCGCCGATGACAGCGGCCGACGGACGCGTGACTCTGCGTGTGTACGTGGACTCGTCGTCGGTCGAGGCATTCGGCGCGGACGGGCAGGCTGCCGTGACAAGTCTGATCTTCCCGGCCCCCGAGTCTGATGGCATGGCCTTCTACGCCAAGGGCGGCACCGCCCACATCGAGTCGCTCAAGGTGCACCGGCTGGACAGCACCTACCGCCTGGTGGACCGGGTGAAGCCACCGGTAGCTACCCCGACCGGCGGTGAATTCCGCTCTGACCTCGGCAAGTTGACGATCACCCCGGCCGGCCAGTGGTCGACGGACAGCGCGGGCCACGCCGGAAACTTCGACAAGGACTCCAACGCAATATCGGCACGGACGCTGACGGACGTCGACTTCACCACCTTGGTCCGCCTTGGCGGCCCCGACCCGGACACCGGCGGCGCCCTCTCCCTCCTCTGGCGCGCCTCCTCCGACGGCGCCGACGCTTACTGCCTCAACATCGACCCCGACCTACGAGTGATCCGTCTGGTCGCCAAGACCGACGGCTACTTCGACGACGCCAAAGCCCTCGCCCGCGTCCCGTCCCTGGTCCGCCGCCGCACGACCTACCCCGTCCGCATCCTGGCCGAGGGCGACCGCATCCAGGTGTTCCTCAACGGCACCCGGATCATCGACGTGACGGACACGACCTACAGCGACGGACACATCGGCCTCAACGTGTTCGGGGGAAGAGCGGCGTACCAGGACACGTACGCGAAGGAGCTGTGA
- a CDS encoding glycoside hydrolase family 32 protein: MTHDLTLPSGTPIAEGLAERALRDPHRPRFHFTSPGGWLNDPNGLSQWDGVYHLFYQYNPLAPAHHRIHWGHATSTDLVHWTDEPVALVPGTDGPDRDGCWSGVLVDDGGVPTLVYSGRHGEHELPCLARGSADLKYWTKDRANPVITAPPEGVDITAFRDHCVWREGSGEDVVWRQLVGSGIRGAGGTAFLYESDDLRTWRYVGPLLTGDASQNRGELDWTGTMWECVDLFRLGEDGEASGTDVLVFSAWDEGTTHHPLYWTGRYEGDTFTPTALHRLDYGGRYFYAPQSTRDDLGRRIMFGWLQEGRTDEANAQAGWCGVMSLPRAVTLDANGNLIQAPVPELGLLRKDHLQVAAGPLTSPYTQLHRVRGDQLDIETTLRLAPGATARLVVRETPDGAERTVVEVSRAHDGTVGTLRLHRENSSLDPTVDTEPRYGGLPLGDDGRVDLRVLIDHSALEVFANGRPLTARLYPTRPDEAVGVGIGADGDVTLERFDAWQMASAFPDGPRPLWP, from the coding sequence ATGACCCACGACCTCACCCTCCCCTCCGGCACTCCCATCGCCGAGGGGCTGGCCGAGCGCGCCCTGCGCGACCCCCACCGCCCCCGATTCCACTTCACCTCGCCCGGTGGCTGGCTCAACGACCCCAACGGGCTGTCCCAGTGGGACGGCGTATACCACCTCTTCTACCAGTACAACCCGCTCGCGCCCGCCCACCACCGCATCCACTGGGGCCACGCCACCAGCACCGACCTCGTCCACTGGACCGATGAACCGGTCGCCCTCGTCCCCGGCACCGACGGCCCCGACCGCGACGGCTGCTGGTCCGGAGTCCTCGTCGACGACGGCGGAGTGCCCACTCTCGTCTACTCCGGCCGCCACGGGGAACATGAACTCCCTTGCCTGGCAAGGGGATCCGCAGACCTGAAGTATTGGACCAAGGACCGGGCCAACCCGGTCATCACCGCTCCGCCCGAGGGCGTGGACATCACCGCATTCCGCGACCACTGTGTCTGGCGGGAGGGCTCGGGTGAAGACGTGGTGTGGCGGCAGCTGGTGGGCTCGGGCATCCGGGGCGCTGGCGGAACGGCCTTCCTGTACGAGTCGGACGACCTGCGCACCTGGCGGTACGTCGGCCCCCTGCTGACCGGCGACGCCTCGCAGAACCGGGGCGAGCTCGACTGGACCGGCACGATGTGGGAGTGCGTCGACCTCTTCCGGCTCGGCGAGGACGGGGAGGCCAGCGGCACCGATGTGCTGGTCTTCTCCGCCTGGGACGAGGGCACCACCCATCACCCCCTGTACTGGACCGGCCGCTACGAGGGCGACACCTTCACCCCGACCGCCCTCCACCGTCTCGACTACGGCGGACGCTACTTCTACGCCCCCCAGTCCACCCGCGACGACCTCGGCCGCCGCATCATGTTCGGCTGGCTCCAGGAGGGCCGAACCGACGAGGCGAACGCCCAGGCCGGCTGGTGCGGCGTGATGTCCCTGCCCAGGGCCGTCACGCTCGACGCGAACGGCAACCTGATCCAAGCGCCGGTTCCGGAATTGGGCCTGCTGAGGAAGGACCACTTGCAGGTGGCGGCGGGCCCGCTGACCTCTCCCTACACCCAGCTGCACCGCGTGCGCGGAGACCAACTCGACATCGAGACCACCCTGCGCCTCGCCCCGGGAGCCACCGCCCGCCTCGTGGTCCGCGAAACACCGGACGGCGCCGAGCGCACGGTCGTGGAGGTGAGCAGGGCGCACGACGGAACGGTCGGCACCCTGCGCCTGCACCGCGAGAACAGCAGCCTCGACCCGACCGTCGACACCGAACCCCGGTACGGCGGCCTGCCGTTGGGCGACGACGGCCGCGTGGACCTGCGCGTCCTCATCGACCACTCCGCCCTGGAGGTCTTCGCCAACGGTCGCCCTCTCACCGCCCGCCTCTACCCCACCCGCCCCGACGAGGCCGTCGGCGTCGGCATCGGTGCCGACGGCGACGTGACCCTGGAGCGGTTCGACGCCTGGCAGATGGCGTCGGCCTTCCCCGACGGACCCCGGCCGCTGTGGCCGTGA
- a CDS encoding ATP-binding cassette domain-containing protein, producing the protein MTEPLLSVRGLTKDFQVGTVFSRRRVRAVNDVSFDLPAGRITALVGESGSGKSTIARCLARLEQPTSGQVLLDGEDVLRRERRRASRAYRRKVQMVFQDPFGSLNPVHRIEHFLTRALVLHGHQATPEALRELMTTVGLTEDMLQSYPHELSGGQRQRVAIARALAVEPRLILADEPTSMLDVSLRVGVLNLMRRLRDERNIAMLYITHDLGSARYLADTTMVMFAGELVEGGDALAVMDAPAHPYTRLLLSAVPDPERAGSYDPVERARLREEILNPTSCPYDDGTCSRIEPVRHIVGEDDGQPHWVRCHLRAPASDIARRVLKATDRPDGEATDDTEKAETTAA; encoded by the coding sequence ATGACCGAACCCCTGCTGTCCGTACGCGGCCTGACCAAGGACTTCCAGGTCGGCACCGTCTTCTCCCGACGCCGCGTCCGGGCCGTCAACGACGTGTCCTTCGACCTCCCGGCCGGCCGGATCACCGCCCTGGTCGGCGAGTCCGGCAGCGGCAAGTCCACCATCGCCCGCTGCCTCGCCCGCCTCGAACAGCCCACCTCCGGACAGGTGCTGCTCGACGGCGAGGACGTCCTGCGCCGCGAGCGGCGCCGGGCGTCACGGGCGTACCGCCGCAAGGTCCAGATGGTGTTCCAGGACCCCTTCGGCTCGCTCAACCCCGTCCACCGCATCGAGCACTTCCTCACCCGGGCTCTGGTCCTGCACGGCCATCAGGCCACCCCCGAGGCGCTGCGCGAGCTGATGACGACGGTCGGCCTGACCGAGGACATGCTCCAGTCCTACCCGCACGAACTCTCCGGCGGTCAGCGCCAGCGAGTCGCCATCGCCCGCGCCCTCGCCGTCGAGCCCCGGCTGATCCTCGCCGACGAACCGACCTCGATGCTGGACGTCTCCCTGCGCGTCGGCGTGCTCAACCTGATGCGGCGCCTGCGCGATGAGCGGAACATCGCCATGCTCTACATCACGCACGACCTGGGCTCCGCGCGCTACCTCGCGGACACCACGATGGTCATGTTCGCCGGCGAACTCGTCGAGGGCGGCGACGCCCTGGCCGTCATGGACGCCCCCGCCCACCCCTACACCCGACTGCTGCTGTCCGCCGTTCCCGACCCGGAGCGGGCCGGGAGCTACGACCCCGTCGAGCGCGCCCGGCTGCGCGAAGAGATCCTCAACCCCACGTCCTGCCCGTACGACGACGGCACGTGCAGCCGCATCGAACCCGTCCGCCACATCGTCGGCGAAGACGACGGACAACCGCACTGGGTGCGTTGCCACCTACGCGCGCCCGCCTCCGACATCGCCCGCCGCGTCCTCAAGGCCACCGACCGGCCCGACGGCGAGGCCACCGACGACACCGAGAAAGCGGAGACCACCGCCGCATGA
- a CDS encoding ABC transporter ATP-binding protein, translated as MDPVLEVRDLRVEYRGDGRTVVGADNVSFEIGAGEIFGLAGESGCGKSTIANAVMRLLKPPAEITAGSIRFQGGDVLALDARELRAFRWRQIAMVFQSAMNSLNPVLTIGEQIVDIFTTHERMKKRAARERAGELLQLVGIDPDRLKAYPHQLSGGMRQRVVIAMAVALRPRLLIMDEPTTALDVVVQQEIMAQIRDLQRELGFSILFITHDMSLMVELSDRMGVMYGGRIVELADAKDLFSKPLHPYTEALMNAFPPLTGPRRELTGLFDAPRTADSCGFHARCPEDRSDCSMNIPDLREVAPGRWVARSEARSPEGASR; from the coding sequence ATGGACCCCGTACTTGAGGTGCGTGACCTCCGGGTCGAGTACCGCGGCGACGGCCGTACGGTCGTGGGAGCGGACAACGTGTCGTTCGAGATCGGCGCGGGTGAGATCTTCGGCCTCGCCGGAGAGTCCGGCTGCGGCAAGTCGACCATCGCCAACGCGGTGATGCGGCTGCTGAAGCCACCGGCGGAGATCACCGCGGGCAGCATCCGCTTCCAGGGCGGGGACGTCCTCGCCCTGGACGCACGCGAGCTGCGTGCCTTCCGGTGGCGGCAGATCGCCATGGTCTTCCAGTCGGCGATGAACTCCCTCAACCCCGTCCTCACCATTGGCGAGCAGATCGTCGACATCTTCACCACCCACGAGCGGATGAAGAAGCGGGCCGCGCGGGAGCGGGCCGGCGAGCTGCTTCAGCTGGTGGGCATCGACCCCGACCGGCTGAAGGCATACCCGCACCAGCTCTCCGGCGGTATGCGCCAGCGCGTGGTCATCGCCATGGCCGTCGCACTGCGCCCCCGGCTGCTGATCATGGACGAGCCGACCACCGCGCTCGACGTAGTCGTGCAGCAGGAGATCATGGCGCAGATCCGCGACCTCCAGCGGGAACTCGGCTTCTCCATCCTCTTCATCACCCACGACATGTCCCTGATGGTCGAGCTGTCGGACCGCATGGGCGTGATGTACGGCGGACGGATCGTCGAACTCGCCGACGCCAAGGACCTGTTCAGCAAGCCGCTGCACCCGTACACCGAGGCGCTGATGAACGCCTTCCCACCGCTGACCGGCCCGCGCCGCGAACTCACCGGCCTCTTCGATGCCCCGCGCACCGCCGACAGCTGCGGCTTCCACGCCCGCTGCCCCGAGGACCGCTCGGACTGCTCCATGAACATCCCCGACCTGCGCGAGGTCGCGCCCGGCCGCTGGGTGGCCCGCAGCGAGGCCCGCAGTCCGGAAGGAGCCTCCCGATGA
- a CDS encoding ABC transporter permease, whose product MTAVDIAGETPATAPSARPVRESGRRHGLARQLLGNKKALSGLCLLAVFATLALLAPVLAPGDPSLINSTGSQPPSGAHWLGTTTKGQDVLALTLWGSRSSMFVGFTVGLAATGVAILVGLASAYFGRLVDDALTLMTNVFLLLPGLPLLVILAAFLPPGTSTVVLVLVVTGWAGSARVLRAQARSIRGKDFVAAAVVTGERPLRIMFREILPNMASVVMTTLLGCVVFGITSQAALEFLGLGDSSVVSWGTNLYWASSDGALMTGTWWVFVPSGLCIALVAFGLALVNYAVDEITNPRLRSVKKRRG is encoded by the coding sequence ATGACCGCCGTAGACATCGCGGGCGAGACCCCGGCCACGGCCCCGTCAGCACGCCCCGTACGGGAGTCGGGCCGGCGCCACGGGCTGGCACGCCAACTCCTCGGCAATAAAAAGGCACTGTCAGGGCTGTGCCTGCTCGCCGTCTTCGCGACTCTGGCGCTACTCGCGCCCGTCCTCGCCCCCGGCGACCCGTCCTTGATCAACTCCACCGGCAGCCAGCCCCCTTCGGGAGCGCACTGGCTCGGTACGACCACCAAGGGGCAGGACGTCCTCGCCCTCACCCTGTGGGGCTCCCGCTCCTCGATGTTCGTCGGGTTCACCGTCGGACTCGCGGCGACCGGCGTCGCCATCCTGGTGGGCCTCGCGTCCGCGTACTTCGGCAGGCTGGTGGACGACGCGCTGACCCTCATGACCAACGTCTTCCTGCTGCTGCCCGGCCTGCCACTGCTGGTCATCCTCGCGGCGTTCCTGCCCCCGGGAACTTCCACGGTCGTCCTGGTCCTGGTGGTCACCGGCTGGGCGGGCTCCGCCCGGGTGCTGCGCGCCCAGGCCAGGTCGATCCGCGGCAAGGACTTCGTGGCCGCGGCCGTCGTCACCGGGGAGCGACCGCTGCGGATCATGTTCCGGGAGATCCTGCCCAACATGGCGTCCGTGGTGATGACCACGCTGCTGGGCTGTGTTGTCTTCGGCATCACGTCCCAGGCGGCACTGGAGTTCCTCGGCCTCGGCGACAGCAGCGTCGTCAGCTGGGGCACCAACTTGTACTGGGCCAGCAGCGACGGCGCCCTGATGACCGGCACGTGGTGGGTCTTCGTCCCCTCCGGACTGTGCATCGCGCTCGTCGCCTTCGGGCTCGCGCTGGTCAACTACGCGGTCGACGAGATCACCAACCCGAGGCTGCGCTCCGTGAAGAAGAGGAGGGGCTGA
- a CDS encoding ABC transporter permease, with product MRLILRNLGFYLLAFWASITINFLLPRFMPGDPVSRMFAQQAGGMQPEQIAQLRKLFGLDDRPLWEQYISYVKSVFTGDLGISISRFPTPVSEVIGSQIGWTLLLGGTALVVAAVVGNLLGVLAAWRRGGFLDSAFPPLLIFVGSFPYFWLAMGALYLFGVTLGWFPLRHAYDAGLTPGLNAEFISNAGTHLVLPALTVVAVTVGSWMLGMRNTMIATAAEDYITMAEAKGLSPSRIMFRYAARNALLPSVTNFGMGLGFVVGGALLTEVVFAYPGIGFQLLAAVQGLDYPLMQGIFLTITAAVLLANFLVDIVYVRLDPRVRVR from the coding sequence GTGCGTCTCATCCTGCGCAACTTGGGGTTCTATCTGCTCGCCTTCTGGGCGTCCATCACCATCAACTTCCTGCTTCCGCGCTTCATGCCGGGCGACCCGGTCTCCCGGATGTTCGCGCAGCAGGCAGGTGGGATGCAGCCCGAGCAGATAGCCCAGCTGCGGAAACTCTTCGGCCTCGACGACCGCCCCCTGTGGGAGCAATACATCTCCTACGTCAAGAGCGTCTTCACCGGCGACCTCGGCATCTCCATCTCCCGCTTCCCGACCCCGGTCTCCGAGGTGATCGGCTCGCAGATCGGCTGGACGCTGCTGCTCGGCGGTACCGCCCTCGTCGTCGCGGCCGTCGTCGGCAACCTGCTCGGCGTCCTCGCCGCCTGGCGGCGGGGCGGCTTCCTCGACTCCGCCTTCCCGCCCCTGCTGATCTTCGTCGGCTCGTTCCCGTACTTCTGGCTGGCGATGGGCGCGCTGTACCTGTTCGGGGTGACGCTCGGCTGGTTCCCGCTGCGGCACGCGTACGACGCGGGTCTGACCCCCGGCCTCAACGCCGAGTTCATCTCGAACGCCGGCACCCACCTGGTACTCCCGGCGCTCACCGTCGTGGCCGTCACCGTCGGCAGCTGGATGCTCGGCATGCGCAACACCATGATCGCCACGGCGGCCGAGGACTACATCACCATGGCCGAGGCAAAGGGCCTGAGCCCTTCACGCATCATGTTCCGCTACGCCGCCCGCAACGCACTGCTTCCCTCCGTCACCAACTTCGGCATGGGTCTCGGCTTCGTTGTCGGCGGCGCCCTGCTCACCGAGGTCGTGTTCGCCTACCCCGGCATCGGCTTCCAGCTCCTCGCAGCCGTGCAGGGCCTCGACTACCCGCTGATGCAGGGCATCTTCCTCACCATCACGGCAGCCGTGCTCCTGGCGAACTTCCTGGTCGACATCGTCTACGTCCGCCTCGACCCGCGCGTGCGCGTCCGCTGA